From a single Granulicella aggregans genomic region:
- a CDS encoding DUF2007 domain-containing protein produces MSDDEMLRLGAQYASLTDNAQTLVRDEFKRRNLETPDAEEEEQPDALLGVKTIRQYRDQAEAMLARSALESSGIACFLRDENTIRIDWLWSNLMGGIRLQVAEADVEAAEAVLSQPIPESVAVEGEPDFQQPQCPKCGSLNSRFNNLDAKVAATSILLLGFPVPAPPEKEFWHCIDCGTNWIVRGDSLT; encoded by the coding sequence ATGTCCGACGACGAGATGCTCCGTCTTGGGGCACAGTATGCTTCGCTAACCGACAACGCCCAGACCCTCGTGCGAGACGAGTTCAAACGGCGAAACCTGGAGACCCCGGATGCCGAAGAGGAAGAGCAGCCGGACGCTCTCCTTGGGGTCAAGACCATCCGCCAGTATCGCGACCAAGCTGAAGCGATGCTGGCCCGCAGCGCTCTTGAATCCTCGGGAATTGCATGCTTTCTGCGTGACGAGAACACGATCCGCATCGATTGGCTCTGGTCGAACCTGATGGGAGGGATTCGCCTTCAGGTTGCTGAGGCAGACGTCGAGGCTGCAGAGGCCGTTTTATCTCAACCGATTCCAGAGAGCGTTGCTGTAGAAGGGGAACCGGACTTTCAGCAGCCGCAGTGCCCGAAGTGCGGATCGCTCAATAGCAGGTTCAATAATCTCGATGCCAAAGTAGCAGCGACTTCGATCCTGCTACTTGGATTCCCGGTTCCAGCTCCGCCTGAGAAAGAGTTCTGGCACTGCATCGACTGCGGCACAAATTGGATCGTTCGGGGCGACAGCCTTACCTAG
- a CDS encoding DHA2 family efflux MFS transporter permease subunit — MATATASLSEQQAAESLAERNWRPRANPWAIALTVTLATFMEVLDSSIANVALPHIAGSLGASQDEATWVLTSYLVSNAVILPASAYLTTFIGRKKFYMICVVLFGISSMLCGLAPSLPILILCRVLQGAGGGGLAPSEQAILADTFTPKQRGQAFALYGLAVVVAPAIGPTLGGWITDNYNWRWIFFINVPIAILSLFLTNRLVEDPPHIAKEVAESKKGGLKLDLFGFGLLASGFGSLEFILDKGQEDDWFGSSVIVFFTILCVTSLVTLIFWELYQLRIKNRPVLNLTLFKRKTFAIPFVLMFVLGFSLYGTTVLIPQMVQTLYGYTAELAGLVISPGGVCIMLMMPVVGFLVGKTDPRYLICYGFFILSTSMIWMHGLTLEASFKHIMWLRVYQASGLAFLFIPINTVTYTGVPRAQNNDVSGLTNLARNIGGSVGTAFVATMLSRGSQRHEALMIRNLTPATSNFNHMVGQLKGFFGGHGGSGGNNMTGPGTHTAQAYIYNQLHRQSAMLAYLDIISIFAVFCACMIPLVIAIGKIKPAADAPVH, encoded by the coding sequence ATGGCAACCGCGACCGCGTCCCTCTCAGAACAGCAAGCAGCCGAATCCCTGGCCGAGCGCAACTGGCGGCCTCGCGCCAACCCGTGGGCCATCGCGCTCACCGTAACGCTGGCAACGTTTATGGAGGTGCTCGACTCCTCCATCGCCAACGTTGCCCTGCCGCACATCGCCGGCTCACTCGGAGCGTCGCAGGACGAGGCGACCTGGGTGCTCACCAGCTACCTCGTCTCGAACGCCGTGATCCTTCCGGCCAGCGCGTATCTCACGACATTCATTGGCCGCAAGAAGTTCTACATGATCTGCGTGGTCCTCTTCGGCATCAGCTCGATGCTCTGCGGGCTCGCGCCTTCGCTGCCGATCCTCATCTTATGCCGCGTGCTACAGGGTGCTGGCGGTGGTGGTCTCGCGCCGTCTGAGCAGGCAATTCTCGCCGATACGTTCACCCCAAAGCAGCGCGGACAGGCCTTCGCGCTGTACGGCCTCGCAGTGGTCGTCGCTCCGGCCATCGGCCCAACGCTCGGCGGCTGGATCACCGACAACTACAACTGGCGATGGATCTTCTTCATCAATGTTCCGATCGCGATCCTGTCGCTCTTTCTCACCAACCGCCTTGTCGAAGACCCACCGCACATCGCGAAGGAAGTTGCTGAATCGAAGAAGGGCGGATTGAAGCTCGATCTCTTCGGCTTCGGCCTGCTCGCTTCGGGCTTCGGGTCGCTCGAGTTCATCCTCGACAAGGGCCAGGAGGACGACTGGTTCGGTTCCAGCGTCATCGTCTTCTTCACGATTCTCTGCGTCACGTCGCTGGTCACGCTGATCTTCTGGGAGCTGTACCAACTCAGAATCAAGAACCGCCCCGTCCTCAATCTCACGCTCTTCAAGCGCAAGACCTTCGCGATCCCGTTTGTGCTGATGTTTGTGCTCGGCTTCTCGCTCTACGGAACGACCGTGCTGATCCCGCAGATGGTGCAGACCCTCTATGGATATACCGCGGAGCTCGCAGGTCTGGTCATCTCGCCGGGCGGCGTCTGCATCATGCTGATGATGCCCGTTGTGGGCTTTCTGGTCGGCAAGACCGATCCGCGCTATCTCATCTGCTACGGGTTCTTCATCCTCTCCACCTCGATGATCTGGATGCACGGCCTTACGCTCGAAGCCAGCTTCAAACACATCATGTGGCTGCGCGTGTATCAGGCATCAGGCCTCGCCTTCCTCTTCATTCCGATCAATACGGTCACGTACACGGGCGTTCCTCGAGCGCAGAACAACGACGTCTCCGGGCTGACCAATCTCGCCCGTAACATCGGCGGCTCGGTCGGAACGGCGTTTGTGGCAACCATGCTCTCTCGCGGATCGCAGCGCCATGAAGCCCTGATGATCCGTAACCTCACGCCGGCGACCAGCAACTTCAACCATATGGTGGGCCAGCTCAAGGGCTTCTTCGGAGGACACGGCGGCAGCGGCGGCAATAACATGACCGGCCCTGGCACCCATACCGCGCAGGCGTACATCTACAACCAGCTTCATCGCCAGTCCGCGATGCTGGCCTACCTCGACATCATCTCCATCTTCGCCGTCTTCTGCGCGTGCATGATTCCGCTGGTTATTGCCATCGGTAAGATCAAGCCCGCAGCTGACGCTCCGGTACATTAG
- a CDS encoding DUF6600 domain-containing protein — MQARKLFRRGAVLLLLPLLSASTLLAQYDQSYQGDPPASIARIGYLNGNVSLQAYGSDQWADAPINYPMVGGDRLYTGPGSRAVVQLGGAEMRIWQATDVTLTNLSDNFEQIGLAQGALRLRVFQMEPGSQIEVDTPNGAALINSPGDYRIEAFAQGGGQYGDQDASSILTINSGNAQLTGPNINLPVSSGYSVGLFGQNPVQLQYLDVPDYDDLDYWSISLDQRLQRSVSARYVSPQMVGYGDLDSYGTWSQDPEYGPVWYPTSVPYGWQPYSTGHWAYVQPWGYTWVDDAPWGFAPFHYGRWSLRGDRWGWFPGPPAVRPVYSPALVAFVGGAPGGGGLSIGISFGGGGGGISAWFPIGVGEPYVPWYRCSPHYAQQVNVTNVNVNVIRNVTVVNNYNTYINKTVINNTTINNTTVNNTVVNNFNYSNRRAVTAVPVNAVASGAPVARQMVHLTPQQVQQVAQAPISVRPTAPAPTVAHPSLVAAANVARPVTRPTLMTPTGRPARAVASSAPARPVAVNQLPPARIMPKTPPPPPAAPKPVQQSRVNQPVNASAPIRPVVQPAPVARPGQPPVQQPVARPVIPPAQQPVQEHSQPAPVTRPAPVTAAPIQRPAASQPQPQPRPVAPAPEVNRPVQLPQRPAPAQEVKPQQEPVRPAPPVRPVAPPPQPQPQQKPLPKPQAKPQQRPEDRPQPRPKEEPKQDEKPS, encoded by the coding sequence ATGCAAGCACGCAAACTTTTCCGGCGCGGAGCCGTTCTTCTACTTCTTCCGCTACTGTCAGCCTCGACGCTCCTTGCCCAGTATGACCAGAGCTATCAGGGCGACCCGCCGGCCTCCATCGCCCGCATCGGATATCTGAACGGCAACGTCTCGCTGCAGGCCTACGGTTCCGATCAATGGGCGGATGCGCCGATCAACTATCCGATGGTTGGCGGCGACCGACTCTACACCGGGCCGGGATCCCGTGCCGTCGTCCAGCTTGGCGGCGCAGAGATGCGCATCTGGCAGGCCACCGACGTCACGCTCACCAACCTCTCCGACAACTTCGAACAGATCGGGCTTGCCCAGGGAGCGCTTCGCCTGCGCGTCTTCCAGATGGAGCCGGGCAGCCAGATCGAGGTCGACACGCCTAACGGCGCGGCCCTGATCAACAGCCCCGGCGACTATCGCATCGAGGCCTTCGCCCAGGGCGGCGGCCAGTACGGCGATCAGGACGCCAGCTCCATCCTCACCATCAACTCCGGAAACGCCCAGCTCACCGGACCGAACATTAATCTCCCTGTATCGAGCGGCTATTCGGTCGGTCTCTTCGGCCAGAATCCCGTCCAGCTTCAGTATCTCGATGTGCCCGACTACGACGATCTCGACTACTGGAGCATCTCGCTCGACCAGCGCCTGCAGCGGTCGGTCTCCGCTCGCTATGTGAGCCCGCAGATGGTCGGCTACGGCGATCTCGACAGCTACGGGACCTGGTCGCAGGACCCCGAGTACGGCCCGGTCTGGTATCCGACGAGCGTGCCCTATGGATGGCAGCCTTATTCCACCGGCCACTGGGCTTATGTGCAGCCGTGGGGCTACACCTGGGTCGATGACGCACCGTGGGGCTTCGCTCCCTTCCACTATGGCCGCTGGTCGCTGCGGGGCGATCGTTGGGGATGGTTCCCCGGGCCGCCGGCTGTCCGCCCTGTCTACTCGCCCGCGCTCGTGGCCTTCGTCGGCGGAGCGCCCGGCGGCGGTGGCCTCTCGATCGGCATCAGCTTCGGCGGTGGTGGAGGAGGTATCTCCGCATGGTTCCCCATCGGCGTCGGCGAGCCCTACGTCCCCTGGTATCGCTGCAGCCCGCACTACGCCCAGCAGGTCAACGTGACGAACGTGAACGTCAACGTCATCCGCAACGTGACCGTGGTGAACAACTACAACACCTATATCAACAAGACGGTCATCAATAACACGACGATCAACAACACCACCGTCAACAACACGGTCGTGAACAACTTCAACTACTCCAACCGCCGCGCGGTCACTGCCGTTCCAGTCAATGCTGTCGCGTCAGGCGCTCCGGTCGCCCGGCAGATGGTTCACCTGACGCCGCAGCAGGTGCAGCAGGTGGCTCAGGCACCTATCTCCGTCCGTCCGACCGCACCCGCTCCGACCGTTGCCCACCCGTCGCTGGTAGCAGCCGCGAACGTCGCCCGGCCCGTCACCCGCCCAACCCTGATGACCCCTACCGGCCGGCCCGCACGTGCGGTCGCCAGCAGCGCTCCGGCAAGACCCGTCGCCGTCAACCAGTTGCCGCCTGCGCGGATCATGCCGAAGACGCCGCCACCTCCGCCTGCCGCCCCGAAGCCAGTGCAGCAGAGCCGGGTCAACCAGCCGGTGAACGCGAGCGCGCCGATTCGGCCCGTCGTTCAGCCTGCGCCGGTGGCTCGTCCGGGTCAACCGCCGGTGCAGCAGCCGGTCGCGAGGCCGGTGATACCGCCTGCCCAGCAACCCGTGCAGGAGCACTCACAGCCCGCGCCGGTCACACGCCCGGCCCCGGTGACCGCAGCCCCCATTCAGAGGCCTGCGGCTTCGCAGCCACAACCGCAGCCTCGTCCGGTCGCACCGGCGCCGGAGGTGAATCGTCCTGTGCAGCTACCCCAGCGTCCGGCCCCGGCACAGGAGGTCAAGCCACAGCAGGAGCCCGTTCGCCCCGCGCCGCCGGTTCGTCCTGTCGCGCCTCCTCCTCAACCTCAGCCACAGCAGAAACCGCTGCCGAAGCCTCAGGCAAAGCCGCAGCAGAGGCCAGAAGACCGGCCCCAGCCCAGACCGAAGGAAGAGCCTAAGCAGGACGAGAAGCCGAGCTAA